The DNA window caaacCCAGCTTCTTACCCATCATACTATACCACATTATACGCCCCACATGCAGAGCAGTGAAATCTAGTCCACATTTTTGCTGTTGGCAAGCAGGTCTTCAGACAAAGTGCACTGATTAGACAACAGAAAAGCACCTGGTCATTTATCCAGTTGAGTGCTGTAACCACTGCAGCTTTTATACACGATTTTAAATCCAACTCAACGTGCAGCTTTAAAACAGCTCATCAAGCGGCCACATACATATAAAAGCCTATTTGGCAACATAATCGCAAACTGGATGAACTCATGCCCATAAGTGATGCTGAAACATCCACTGACCAGCAGCTGGTTACACTGAGACCATGGTCACAATGGAGATGAACACTACGTTTCCTTTCAATGCATCATGAAAGAGCTTATGTTCTTTTAGTTGTGTTATCAAAGTTAGTAAATTATTACCGTTTTTATCATTGAAGTCATACATAACTATATTTGCAATATAAGGTACACATTTTTAGATAAGTGTTTCTATCGATAGTgaatgataaaaatacattaaaattccCAACAGTGAAGGCTTCTGTCATGGTGTGGGAAGCATTCTCCTGGTACAGTATTCCTGCACTCATACTGCTTGAAATCAAGGTTGACATCAATCACTCCAGCATGGTACAGGACTGATCACCCCAGACTAATCACTTCTTGACTAATCATCACTCATCACCCAGGGGTTTGAGGAGCATGACACTGAGGACTTCCACATCACAGCCTTCTCAACCATCAGACCCAACAACAAAGCATTAATGGGACCTTCTGGACCAATGGCGGCAACATTTCCACACCtaaaaattatatatgtatgatcactgaatacatttgcccATCTTAAGCGACTTTACACCCAACATTTTAGGCCTATGTCCTCTCAGGGAACCACAAGGGAAATGCAATCGCTCCTACCACAATATTACAGTCGTTTTTACTGAAAACCATTCAACAGCAGCtaagttttatatttgtgttgtgGTCCacttgggattttttttttttacaataggaAAGTACCAATAACACAGAAACCCTTTTCCAGCTATTGGATATTCTGATGAATCATATAAGATATAGGTGTTTATGAGAAATCACATCAGTTCTCTTTACCTGCATGCTGTGGGCTCACCGGACATCATAAACTAGCAAACAGGGTGGCAAGGCACCAGGTTCACACTGAAGGGAGGTCTGATTTTACTGACCTAATTTTACAAGCATCGCACCAATACAGAACATTTTAGCCAATCCTGATTCCACATCCAGATCTGAGACACACTGCCTTGCTAACACATTTATGTCAGCTTCCTGTACTCCAAAACCCAAAATAGATCTAGCTGCTCTATCTCCTCCAATACCTGGTAAGCAACAAAATGAGTCAGTGTTCAGCCGTCACTGATCACAAGATCCAAGAGGAAGTGACACACTGCGGATGGAAGACAAACAGTCCACTCTCATGCAAAGCCCTCCACATTACCCACATTCTGAAGGCCTGAACGAAATGCCAGTTTAAAGCCCGCTTCCTGTTTTCAGGTGATACAAGGTTATTACCGGCTCGTCCAATCACAGCGGCCTTTCAGTGGGTATGAAGGCTAGCCCCGAACCCAgacaatcaaatcaaatcaaatctgttttatttgcatagcgcatttttcacagaaaactgccacaaagacactttacagagtagcaaaaAAAtcagacctgaacccccaaatggCAAGCACAAGAGGCATGAAAAAAGGCCATTGaactccccagtggggagaaaaaccctcaaatgaTGGTGAGAAacaaaactccccaatgggaagaaatctcaggaggaacccggctatagagagagagagagcccgtcctccactggccggcctggtgtaaagtagcgcTAGAATGGATGTAACCATGACTAAACAGAACATTCTTTCTGCCCAATATGCCTCTAGCAGTGATGTAATTCAGCATTACATCACTGCTAATCACAGTCATGCTCCAGGACATCAGTTCTGGAGTTCTAGGACAACAGTGGTTGTGGGCTGTATACAGGAGACAAGTGAAGAGGTCAACAGGCTAAAAGGCAGCTGAACAATGTTTTGACACAGTTCAGACAGGAGATGAAGTCCATAGTGAAAGGCTTTTTAACTCACACTGTATGTACCAATTTCCCACATAAGCAGGTCtgtgaacgttttttttttttttttttgcccacaCTAAATCATCACCACCATCCTCACTAAATTATTTGAGTACAGTATACTCAAGCCAGCTGTCAGGACAGCTTTAATCCATCAAGTTCTATTTACCCAAATACCATCCACTGGCTCAAATAACTCTTTATTCAATGAGTATTCAGGTCATAAAATTAATAAGTAAGCTGTTCTTATTCCATTTGTTTGGGGCTTTCTTGAATTTCATGAATCTTGACTGCACATTTTATTGCTTAGTGCATTGATGAACTCCCCTCAGGTAACCCTCAGGTAAATCACGGAAAGGCTACACGCTCCAGTCCTGACCCCTTTCAGAGTAAGTCCTCTGATGACACTCACCACATGCCAGACAGGCACCTCACTGCCCTAGCAAGGGTTCAAGGAAAGGCAGCTTAAATGCAGCTGTGTCCTACTCGAGACTaatggagaagaagaaaaaaacaccgaTGCTTCTTTTTCTTTGGAAAATAGACTCCTGGTATTATTCTGTTTCAAAAGTTTTCCAAAATTGCCCCCTGTGGAACACTGTGGAAAAGCTGCAGCCTGCATGGATATTTGAGCACACATGCCACCAGTACATCACTGCAACTCCACTTGTCTTTTATTCACTTGCTTGCTAGATACCCTTACGCTGTTCAAGTCATTCGTATTTTTACCCCTTATCCACAGTCAGATCTTTACTAGAACAGTATTTTTACCCCTTATCCACAGTCAGATCTTTACTAGAACAAACCACGTTAAAAACTTCGCTCACAAGTCCAAAAGCAGTGCCCACCAGGAATCTGAACCAATGACCACATGGCTGAAGAGCAGGTGCCTTGCTGTAAAAACTGCAGGCATTCCAGCCCTCTAAGAAGAGTAATCCTACCTCACAGTCTGCTAGCTTCAGTGACCAATAAGCGACACGCAACAGAACTTCATTACTTTCAAACATAAGTTACTCCAGGGAGGACTGCAAGCCTACAcgctatttaaaatacaatattctAATTTCTCTCTGGCAGTTGTATAAGCATAGAGACTGAAAgcacaaacctttttttatatGCCCATCCGAGGCAGTGCTGCCTGGCTTAAAAGTTCTCAGCGTTTTTAGCTAATGCCTAAATGTTGCAAATTTCCTCCATATGAATCAAAGGGAAATCTTCACATTGTGTAAACCACATTTAGGGAGAAACCAAACAACATTCATGTGCACAATTATGGCCAATGAATCGTCATAAAttacaagaacaacaaaaaaaaagtctcaaaaGCATTAGAGTCTCCATTCTTGCAGTTCAATAATTTGGAATAATAACTTGTGCTCTCTCTAAGAAGTAGCCTATATCTGGCATTTCAGAGGGGAAATAATTTTGGCACCTGTAGCATTACACAACAGCTGGTACCCGTGGGAAAGGGGCCAAGCACGGTATCAATGCCCCCGGGCAACGGCAGGACAAAATACGTCCCCAGTACCAACAGTGCAGTATCCCACAACTCATTAATTCCCTCTCCGTGCCAAGAGATTGTTTCATGGCCATTTTACAGCTGTGGAATTTTCCCGCCGGTTATGACTACTTCACGGGAAAGCGGGAGTGCTTGCGCGATCAGTGGAGTAGGAGTTAGTTGAATTCGTCACTACTGTCACATGCTTGAGCAGTTAGTTCAAAGCTTGGCTTCAACTGCGAATTCACCTCAGGCCTCAGCAACAATGACATTCAACCACCAGTGGTGGTTAGAGACGAGACACCGATgccctgtttttgtttcagacGTTCATCTGCACCTGTCTGTTCATTCCGTTGGTCTGGTATTTGTGGAGAAGTGATTCTCATACCGCGGTAAAAGGGGCAGAGCAAGGATTTTCCTTTTCACAGTAGCATTAATAGTTGTTATAATAATGTATCCTGATTTCTGCATTTCGCAAAGACAGACATTTCTCTGCCCCCTGGATAGCAAGATATAagaaatacacaacacatactAGTTATCTATACTGCGttccgataaaaaaaaaaacgcaaacaGGTAGTTGACATTGCCTAATTTAGGTAAGTAGTCTACTCTGATGACGAATGGAGTACCTGGGTAGTTGGCACTGCCAATTGGTATGTTCTCTATATCGACGACAAACGTCAAAGAATTCCGGCCTCTTGGCTAATTAAAGTGCCAACCAAACTGCTCGAATACGTACCCAGACAAGCTAGTTAATGAGCTAGCGACCCATCACAATAAGCTGTGTAACGTTAAACCATTCAATAGCTAGCTATATCGTTGAGCTTTAATGTTGCCATTTAATTCCGACGGTTTCAAAAGTCGGCTAATttctatgtttaaaaaacaccaCCATTAAACGTTAGTCGATCTCGTGCTTTGATTACGACTAGCTCAGCACAAcgaagctagcttgctagctctCTGGCTACCTAGGCTAGGTAGGCTCCGAGGATAAGGACATTTGTTTTCTACGTAGTCTACCGAAGAAACTAGCTATCAATAAGAACCACGCACGAATCATACAGCTAGTTATGCTGTATCGACACATACAATCTAAAACCAATATTCCAAAACTGTTAGTCATCTGCCTTCTGCCTAGTTACTATAGTCTAGTAAGCAAACTACTGCGACTGTACCTAAATTAGATTGCGATCATGTTGATGAACATAACGTTGTGTCTCGCTTAGTTTATCTATCCGACTAGCTAATGTCAATAAAGTGAGCAAGCGAGTTAGCTAACGTGTTTTAACGCATAGCTAGGTTGGGCAACGTTAGCGAGGTAGCTCCAAATAATTCCAGATTTGATGTCGTGCTAGCTAGACTAGCCAACTTCCATGTAAGTTAACTAGCCTATAGTTAGCTTGATCACTTTGACAGATCCACTATACACACTAATGCGCCTTCACAGTATATTTGCCATTTTCTCGGAGGAAGCACTGGTTGTTGGTCTTAATTACTCAACATTCACGCCCAAGTTCATTTCTTGTTTGCTCCCAGACATCTGATGTTTTGCGCTCGATATCATACGGAAAAGCCGGTAAGGTGTTTACGGAATACAGTCAGCTTAGGTAGATAACTTAGTCAGCTGATAAAAACAGGACGTAGTCTAACGTAAAATGATAGCTCAGTAATGCTCAACCACGGCTTTCTCTTATGTGTTTGAAAATTTTCTAACGACTGTAACCAGTTTAGCAACACTGCAAGTGATGTAAAAATCATTGACATAGCTACATGCTAACTGGCCAACTAGGCGTTCAGCACACCCAGGAGCAGTGCGGCCTACACTGCCCCGGCAAAGCCTGCCACTCTCCCTCCAATCAGCTCGAGCACAGGGTAGATACTAAGGCTCAGTCAACCTTTGCTTTTTCCCTCCCACAAGTTAGTGTTACAGCAAGAAGATGGGTTCTTGAAATGCGGATCTGTACATATAGCTACACAAATGTAAAGTATGCGACCTCACTTTATAATTCCAGTTTATGGCGATAGTTTGTGGGATACTCACCCTGTCTCTACTGCTGGTATTCCTTTCCCACGGGATAGTCACACCAAATGGGAAGGGGATTGGTTATCTTTCTAAACTATCcaggtgtgtgtaaggtgaCACCTTGAATTCgccctgtgtttatttttaaactctgAGTTCGTTTGTTCAAAGAAtggtttgccttttttcttttttgcctctGTGTATTTAGCAGCAGTACCTTCTGACCACCATCTTACATTGAAatgggaggagggagggcaTAACTATTCACAGCGCACTGAGTGTGCGCAGATAGACTATGCGCGAACGGCTTTATGGGCCATGTAGTTTTAGTTTAAAGAGTATAACTTCAACGACATTTAGAAAGTAGTTTATCGAAAATAATTCAatgctataaaataaaatcgAGGAGCCGCATATCTTTGTAAAGTATTAAATTCTACCATGCGTTACATACATATAATCCGGGATCAGGGATGAAAACGGTCGTTGCACAGTAGATCGAAGAAGTATTTCACAAAAAGGGCTGCGTTCGCCTCAGGTCTATGGTCCAAATCAGATGGTGTGCAGTATGAAGACCAAGAAGTATACTGCCCCTAGTGGTACTATAgcgtgacagttttctgtaataCAAATGAATGGAACGTGCGTTTTTAcgattggttggttggttgattggataaataaataaataaatttgggtCTTTATTTTGCTGTTAACATTTGTTTAAGTGTGTCATTCATGATATTGTGgatcattatttaatttggcCACTTGTCTCAATATTACAGTATACGTACTTTGGGACCAGACTGGACTTGGAGGCAAAGCCTCGTGCGTTTTCTTTCATGGGAAGGCAGTTATGGTTAGAAGAAAGCAGGACTCGATCAAACATAATATTTTGCCTCGCACCGCCAGTGCTTGTTTGCCGCCCTAAATCATTTTGCAGAAGTACACCCGGATGACACAAGAGAGCGCTgcagcattacattaaaaaatccGGTGCTCAATATACCTACATTCTCAATGACGTACCTGTTCACAGCTGACACAAGGCAATAAAACTAAAAAGATTAGACAGTTTGGGAAacttaaaaaaagttttaatattttataaagtcAAAGTATTAATATAAGTCCTGAATGCAAAATCCAAACTCGGAGAACAATCTGCATTTTTATAAGTCACATGTatggaaatttaaattaaataacaaagaCCTGGATTATTTCTCATTGTGTTTACCTGAATTTATGACAcagtaatattaatttttaattactaTAGGCTATTATGTACCTACAGAGAATCTGATGTCAAATTGTTCACATATCAGTCAGAAAAATATGCCTCTTGAATGAACAGCACTTGATTAATGAATCAGTAATTATGTTAGTACAGATCTCAGGTCATTATGATTAGTGTTGGTGAGCCTGTTAAATAACACTTGaaagcatatattttttcagtttatttacaaGAAACTCAACTAAAACGTTACAGTGATGTTTTTTCCATGTACACAAAAAGTAAAGGGGTTTCCCTGGTATTTGAttcaatgaaattaattaattgaattaactGGCAATCATCTCAGATTTGGCTCTCTACAGAGCCTGGTGTAGGTCCAGTGCAAACAGGTTATATGATGCCTGTGGCAATATTTCTCTTAACGTTGCTTTGTCTTCAGTTAATGGGAACttttacacattacacaaatTTGACCAGGATGGGATGTAACGTCAATAACCAATTAATATCCCTTGTAAAGTgctatttattgaaaaataatctatagtaatttcagtatttaaaCCCATGACCGATTGcaatacaggttttttttaaggcaGTGAAGATATTTGTCACGTTTGGTTGAGTTTCTGCCctgtatattaaaatatgtggcttgatttccttccacagtcTAAAACTATTGGCTGGCCTATGGAGACCTCAAAGGACTTTATGTTTCTCAGTCTTCATGAATTTTAGAGAAACATTCTAAAGAAAAAGGTAATTTTTGATTTAAGcacaatttaatttcctttctggaaaggaaacatttcttttaacaacacattaaaacaaaaaatgcacctCTCATGCTGGAGAAACTTCTTTTATAACACTGTCACTGATCATTTCCAGACTTCCAGAACCTTTCAACTCTTTTCTCCGTTAGGTTGTGTGGATGAACCTGGCGCCCCCTAGAGGTAAAATGCGGTACAGAGCACTCTGTACACCATAGACAAGGTGCAAACGATGCCTACTGAAAATGCGAGGGTTCGGGTaggcgggggcagggaggtcaTATACGCCACGGTGTGGACGATCTGGGAGCATAGAAAGACCCGGAAGTGTAGAAGTGCAACGTGGAGGTCCGGTCCGGTCAGGGCGTACAGCAGTCCGATTAGCACAAAGGAGACTATGTTCTCCAGGTCGTTCTGATGCCACCTGTGGAGACGGAACAGACAAGGTGCATTACAGGTCATTTATGTCATGAGGAATAATGCCTACTACATGCTCTAAATAGACATGTTAAAAACGACACACCTTTTTTAACACACTTCCATGTCTAGTTAAGAACAACACATCTTGTGTTACTTTTAACACTGTGTTACAAAGTCTCGCTTTGTAAGACTTAAATTGAATATTTGTAACAGAAAAGTAGTAGCTTTAACTCATAATGTGATGAAAGCAACACCAAAGCAgtaacacaaaaatgtgttgaatgtgAGTGCATCCTTTTTGAGACTGTATAAAGGCTTTAATAATGATCCTTTTTTTTGAcaagaaaatatttatgaatctATGAATAAATAAGTAGGACTCATAAGTATGTGTGAgacattacattccattttttattttttgccagaGAGGAGCAGCAAAACTCATTACATCCTGATGGTCAGTTCTgcttcattacattcattacattacaatactgaatgaatgaaatgttaatTAATCAATGATCACACCCTGCTGTGCATGAACCACTCTCTGGAGTGTGTGTACACCAGCTacaaaaactcacacacacacacgttcccaCAAGATCTTCCCAggactcccacacacacaattctgaCTCCTTTTGTTTGAAGTCTTAATTGCTCACTCTGTGTGGAAGCATCTCTCAAGCCTTCTCATTAGCTGGGTTTGaccatttcttttccagatCAGTGAGAAGCAGGTGATCCATACCTTCTGACACGCTCCACATCGGGGCCTGCACGCACAGCCTTCCTTTGGTCATCTTCGCTCTTCACAAATACAGTGTCCTCATGATCAACAGACACCTTCAAGACATTAAACGATATGGGAGAAGGCAGTttattacaaaatgtacaaatctACATATTTACTCTTATGTTCTACCTTTAAGACAACTCATTTAAAGCACGTTATCTTTATGGAACTTGTGAGTGTCATGAGACGTAAGTGTAAAACTGATCCACAAAAAAATTAGGTCTTGCGATGATGTTGAGGATACACTGCAGTGAAGGAGAAGTGCTTAGAGAACTGGGCATGTGCAGTGCCATGCCTTTCTacactgtttcacacacatacaggacatTATATAATACAGCAATGTCCTGTAATTTGCCTTATGCAGTGCTGTACCTTTCTCCTGAGCTGGCAGGAAGTAGTCAGGAGAGACAGGAGCATCATCTTGAGGATGACGATGGTGGCGTAAGTGGAATAGGCCAGGAACACCTCGCTGTCAATCATGTGCACAACTTCCGCCATCTctcgtcctcttcctcagacCACGAAAAAGACTCGTCCTCTTCCCCAGACCGCAAAAAAGAGGTGAAACCGAGAGAAAGGTCAGTACACGTGACCAAATGTGCTCTCTCACAAGGGTGGAAATGTCTGAAATATCAGAGATGCGTGGCCTATTCAATCTATTATTAAATATGCTGCTTATCTATTTTCCCcaactgattaaaaaataaaacatcattttaCTGCAAGTACATGTATGTGACCatgaatttgtaaatattttgcatCACTGAATTAAATGGTAGGTACTTGTGGAAGGCATTTTGTTTGAGGACAAAAAAACTGACTTTAACAGAGTCGTTGATAAGAGAATTTACTGTATGAATGTTGTATCACTTTTATTCATGCCAGTGGATTTCTCATGTGCATTAAAAactttataataaaatgtattgtggtCAGtatagagtcatgaagacccgTGACAGCTAAAGCATCTGTATCACAGCAGgaatgtgaaaaagtaaaaccagTGATTACAGGTGACCCATCTCCCCATCCAACCAAATTATGTGCCATTTGGAAGTCAGACCAAAACTTATTTTCTCGCAAAAATTATCTATCGCCCAagtttgaataaaatgcttccTGCATGCATAAGAAATGGTCCTCTCGTTTACATATTATACATCCTCTAATATGCATTATAACGGATAAAAGCCTGCGTTACATAAGTTAGTGGAAAAGATGATGTCAACCCTATGGCCACCCGGGGTTCTAAGCCCCATGTGAGGTAATTAAGACACGAATTCGCAGCCTTAAGAAAGAACAATAGGCTACAGCGCTAAACATTTAACTGGAAACATTTTTCTGGAATTTATCCATACCAAGGCCTCCCAATAAACGAAAACGTGGCGCATGCCAAGTTACAGAACCAACTTTCCCTGAAATCCGATGCTGCGCTACCTCtagctgaatttaaaaaaaaacaaaaaaacgcatTTCGGGTTACATCGCATATTGCCTATAGCAACAACGGAATCCTGAGGCTGAGTCCCCTACCTTTTCGCTGATGGCTGGCAGCGGTGACAATGGCTTCAGCGAACTAAAGCTCTGCAAGATGGGCGTATTTCCAAGGAATCTGGGGTTGGATTGTGGGATACTTGGAGTAAGGGGACACCTTGTTGCGTAATGGACTGCCCCGTTTTGCCCAGCTGGCACATGAAAGAAAGACGGATATAATTCTGCAAATGTTGCATAgttgaaaataatattaaacgCAAACTGGTTTTAAACCCCGCGTCCCTCTCGGACAATTGAGAAGGCGAGTATCAAAGTGAAACAGTGTCACTTCATATAATTATTAACGGCATGCATGATTATATGTGGCCTAGCCGTCCAAAGTTGTGAATTCTAAAACGCTTTCGTTAAAACGatcttttgaaatgaaaccttCAGTCTACCATTCCATTAATTATAAGTCACCACAGCTGTTATGGTAGCATGGACAACTCGTACATCCTTGCGTGTGTAGAGCTACCCGTGTAAAACATGTGAAAATTTACTTATGAATAGTTCCATTTGATTAGCTatgaaataatgtacattgtGAAGTGTGTGCGTTTCTTTATaaaactatacaaataaagGATCAGGAGAACGTGTATTTGAGGATTTTCCTGTCAAACAAAGTAAATAACTAAACAGCGTTACAATAAGTAATTAGAGCAGTCAACGGATTAATTCgttattttttccctccatgAATATTCATTGGGAAACTTTAAACCCGTCAATTCGGGGACCAAGCACCAGAATCCGCGCTAATCTGAGCACAAGTGCTGTCAATTTTCATTAGACAGGTTTGCACCATGTATTTGAAGAGCAtgtagacaaaaacaaaaagttcagTAACAGCAAAGACATCGAGGTAAAAGTACAGGATAACCAGCATCCGAAACAGCACCTGCAGCAGTTGGCGCTGTTGCTTGGAGGCCATCATTCCTATGGCAACGGAAGTAAGCACAGCGCTACAATAGGCTACTCACGTAGCAAATGCCTGTCTTTGCCCGAAAACGTGCGGAATGAGATGGGTCCGAAATGGTCTCTCTGGCACGTGGGCCTGAAAGAGGACAGATGGAACGGGACAGGAATGCTAAGAATGTCAGATGGGTTAGTGGAGAAGTCAGGCGAGTGTCAACAGACACCTCAACCAGCATAACACCGTTACTGCTACACATAAGACAGTTCACAGCAGGGACCATTGGAAgacaaaattttttatttaattcggCCTTTATTTAAATATCGGAGATGCATTGAGGGAGAGACCCTCATTTACAACACCGTCGAGTTACAGCAGAACAACGCCACATAAAATAAgtacaaacaaatgcatttaaacttaaaatCAAGTTCTGTTTTAATGACAGAGATGAGTCCATCTTTAGAGTATTCTCTAAGATGTTCCGTGTGTATGGGGCACTGAAGCAGAATGCAGATCGAGCTAAACTGGAGTTCACAGTGGGAACTCTTGAGAACCAAAAAACTTAGAACTCGGAAGATGTTTTCCAAAGCACAactaaacaaatgaaacagagGGCTGAACTGCACTATTTATAGTCTCTCCTAATAATCTTTTCACATATTCAAGCAACTGAAAAGCTGCTGTGTTTGTCGCTCCACACATTTCATCACAAATAGACAGGCTTTAGGCCGGCTCGGAGCAGATAGGATGAcacaatgaagacaagtgagcaggttccagtggcagccatacatgcccaagccataacactacctccaccatgtttcacagacaagggggggtgctttgggtcataagcagttcctttctttctccgcacgtacctctttccatcactttggtactgGTTAATATTcacctcatctgtccataagactttcgTCCAGAACTAAAGttttttaatatacttttttaGCAAACGCTAACCTTTCCAAAGTTCCTGCAGTAGTTCCCAGGCTGTTAACATGCTGAATAACTCAGCACAGTATGAATGGAGGTCAACCTGCCGTCTTCTCTGTGTGAAAGAGGCTGCATGCAAGGCCCTGAGGCACATTGACTAGGTAAATGCACTGTGAGGGTTTGGGTGTGTGGGTTTAGGGGAAGTCACTCTGTACCCCTGGGAACGGCCAtagctcccccctccccccgttagGACGTCCCAGTGCCGGTCCCAGAAGCCCCGGGCGGGGCCGGCTCCTTGGGCTGGAAGGTCAGGGAGGCCGAATTGATGCAGTAGCGCTGTCCCGTGGGAGGGGGGCCATCCTCAAACAGGTGCCCCAGGTGGGAACCGCACTGTAAAGGCATGACCTTGAGTTAGCGAGCCGTGACCTTGAGTTAGCGAGCGGCATGCGACACAGAACGCATGAGATTTCAGACTGTCTGAGGCCGGGATTCTGAGGCAGACCTTACTACAGCTGGTCTCAACTCGGTGCATCGCGTAGGAGAAGTCATCCGTCAGAGTTACGGACTCTTCACTGACCACATCGCAGAACGATGGCCATCCTGGGACGTTGGAGAATACAGCACAGTTAATAAAAAGCCATATCGATAAAACTCTCCGCTGACACCATGTTGTCCATCACAGGTCTTGAAGAAACCAGGCATGTCTTCAAGAATACACCCTCTTTCAGTTCTGtggttttacatatttatgacGTAACTAACCAACATCTAGTCCTCATCAAGGCCTTACTGCTTCAACTAAGCCAAAAGCTTCTAATCAAGTGCAGATAATTCGCTG is part of the Anguilla anguilla isolate fAngAng1 chromosome 7, fAngAng1.pri, whole genome shotgun sequence genome and encodes:
- the LOC118231768 gene encoding microsomal glutathione S-transferase 1-like, with the translated sequence MAEVVHMIDSEVFLAYSTYATIVILKMMLLSLLTTSCQLRRKVSVDHEDTVFVKSEDDQRKAVRAGPDVERVRRWHQNDLENIVSFVLIGLLYALTGPDLHVALLHFRVFLCSQIVHTVAYMTSLPPPTRTLAFSVGIVCTLSMVYRVLCTAFYL